The Longimicrobium sp. region CGCTCGCGCACCGGGGAGGGAGGAGGACGATGGACCGGCCGCGGACGCCCCTCGCGTTTCGATCCGGCCGCCGTTAGGTTGTGGCCGTCCAGAGCGTCTACTCTGACCTGGTGTGCCCCCCGATGACCGCGCGCTCCCGCCAGACCGACGAGCCCCGCGTCCCGCAGAAGCTCCGGCCCGTCCATGACGAGGTCGTCCGCATCACCGACGCGTTCTGCGCCGAGCACCTCGACGCCGAGTACGCGGCCATGGCGCGCGACATGGCCGCCACGCTCAGCCGCAAGCGCCCATCTCCGCTGGAAGGCGGGAGGCCGAAGAGCTGGGCCGCCGCCATCGTCTACGCGCTGGGGCAGGTGAACTTCCTCTTCGATCCCACCCAGACGCCGCACCTGGAGGCCCGCCGCCTGTGCGAGCTGATGGACGTGGGGCAGAACACCGTGGCGGGGAAGGCGAAGGAGATCCGGCGCCTCCTGCGCATCGGCACCGCCGACCCGCGGTGGTGGCGGCCCAGCCGGATCGGTGAAAACCCGCTCGCCTGGCACGTCCAGCTCTCGAACGGTATGATCGTGGACGCGCGCCACCTCCCCCGCGAGCTCCAGGAGCAGGCGTTCCAGATGGGCCTGATCCCCTACGTTCCCGAGACCCGATGAACCACGCGGTCCGGATCAGGGTTCTCGGCATTCTCGCCGCCGTCGCCGCCTCCGCTGCCTGCTCCCGGCCTGACCCGGCACCTGCCGCGGGCGAGCCCGTCGCACGGATCGCCGAGGTGCGCCGGCAGCCGCTCGGGAGCATGGTCACGGTCGAAGGCGTGGTGACGGTGCCCTCGGGCGTGATCGACGCCGGGTTCGCGGTGCAGGACGCCACGGCTGGGATCTACGTCGCCGCCGACTCGGCCACGCGCGTGGAGCCGTTCCAGGTGGTCCGCGTCTCCGGACGGCTCGCCGACAACCACGGCCTGCTGGGGATCGCGCCGGACTCGGTCGCGGTGCGCGGGGCCGGGCGCCCGCCGCAGCCGCGGGCCGCGCGGACCGGCGAGGTGGGCGAGGCGACGGAAGGGTCGCTCCTCGCCACCGGCGGCACCGTCGCCGGCCCGGTGGTGGACGACCGGCCGTACGGGTGGAAGGTCACCATCGACGACGGGTCGGGGCCGCTGCTCGTCTTCGTCCCCGTGGGCGCGAAGATG contains the following coding sequences:
- a CDS encoding DUF6398 domain-containing protein — its product is MTARSRQTDEPRVPQKLRPVHDEVVRITDAFCAEHLDAEYAAMARDMAATLSRKRPSPLEGGRPKSWAAAIVYALGQVNFLFDPTQTPHLEARRLCELMDVGQNTVAGKAKEIRRLLRIGTADPRWWRPSRIGENPLAWHVQLSNGMIVDARHLPRELQEQAFQMGLIPYVPETR